A region of Rhodanobacteraceae bacterium DNA encodes the following proteins:
- a CDS encoding Exodeoxyribonuclease V beta chain yields the protein MSAIDDPLRLDLDGIRVVEASAGTGKTFTIATLYLRLILERGLQVEEIVVATFTRAAAAELSERLRERLVIAGGVLAGDDPAAPRDGDDGETRETRRIIAQALQGATPDALRERARQARLAIDTAFIGTLHGFCHRALAEFGFDTGQALRTPELIEDIRALQLEIVRDFWRRGSADAATAQLLADTWKTPDALARQACDPRWRERAIELPEVDVAAAATAFEDAARRVATCPVNALDGAERELQRCIKDTRARNSRVAALRQLHAWSQAGATPDAANFDPKAAASLGVENITCLKPEGVGPEGQVFNDVAALARAFESLKAARAVAATLPAATLLHAAYRFVESELPKRLAERQRMGHDQAVDRLAGALADPARGERTAGRIRARWKAALIDEFQDTDAQQWRVVKKLFGAATLVLVGDPKQAIYGFRGGDVFTWLQACDEARRQARGGEASLRLRDSYRAGAGMCRAINALFSRTDAFVEADIEHPDLQSARSARALLHHGEPVPALQLWWLDPDRIEHAADRLPSKEHARRAIQDACVAWIARALADAAFDLRDEHGARTRLLPRHVAVLVNDNRQALAMQAALGRAGVPACSNLRASVYASDEAADLALLLDAVAVPGDPRRARAAHASVLIGADAADIVDEARQALMLERVAGWADAVRRHGPLPWLRGLLEAAAPRLLALPDGQRRVANHLQLAELLQALHAQSFGLDDLATRFARARIEAVDDEDSARLRLDSDADAVTVSTVHAAKGLEYDVVLVPYAVLGQDPDRKRNGQPALHWYHDGTAARVAIGDGASDTVRERAIREIVAEEVRKLYVAVTRARVLCVLPCGPTSATPFSPLHYLLHVAGRAAPLPADATGCGEALRDLCEHADGDAERIDLPDAAQSERASPRQSAPALRAHGFTRATLERDWQVWSFSRLVRGSSHPSVDDPLPGTGDGDAPPAEAATDASNLGGARFGTAVHAMFERTEFAAWRDAVEAPDRERALIERSLRDQGLGETRAAMARAVAAAGTCVRDALNAALPCGARLCDVAPEQRRAEIEFHLSLHRARGSELYALLHRHGYPRQRGGAPPSLHGLLTGKIDLTFRHAGRFHIVDWKTNRCAPYDDAAVRAEIAMHDYDLQWLIYTLALHRWLRQRLPGYDYDRHVGDVYYLFVRGMQEGRGVHVDRPPRSLVEAMDALFDPHAGSGA from the coding sequence GTGAGCGCGATCGACGATCCCCTGCGGCTCGACCTCGACGGCATCCGCGTGGTCGAGGCCAGCGCCGGCACCGGCAAGACCTTCACCATCGCCACGCTGTACCTGCGCCTGATCCTCGAACGCGGACTGCAGGTCGAGGAGATCGTGGTGGCGACCTTCACGCGCGCCGCCGCCGCGGAACTTTCCGAACGGCTGCGCGAACGGCTGGTGATCGCCGGCGGCGTGCTGGCCGGCGACGATCCCGCCGCGCCACGCGACGGCGACGACGGCGAAACCCGCGAGACGCGCCGGATCATCGCGCAGGCCTTGCAAGGCGCCACGCCCGACGCGCTGCGCGAACGCGCGCGCCAGGCGCGCCTGGCCATCGACACCGCGTTCATCGGCACCCTGCACGGTTTCTGCCACCGCGCACTGGCCGAATTCGGATTCGACACCGGGCAGGCGCTGCGGACACCGGAACTGATCGAGGACATCCGCGCCCTGCAACTCGAGATCGTGCGCGACTTCTGGCGGCGCGGCAGCGCCGACGCGGCCACCGCGCAATTACTTGCGGACACGTGGAAAACGCCGGACGCCCTGGCGCGGCAGGCGTGCGATCCGCGCTGGCGCGAGCGCGCGATTGAATTGCCCGAAGTCGATGTGGCGGCTGCAGCGACGGCTTTCGAGGATGCCGCGCGACGCGTCGCGACATGTCCGGTCAACGCGCTCGACGGCGCCGAACGCGAGTTGCAACGCTGCATCAAGGACACGCGGGCACGCAACAGCCGCGTCGCCGCGCTGCGGCAGCTCCACGCATGGTCACAGGCTGGCGCCACGCCCGATGCCGCGAATTTCGATCCCAAGGCTGCCGCGAGTCTCGGTGTCGAAAACATCACCTGCCTGAAGCCGGAAGGAGTCGGCCCCGAGGGCCAGGTATTCAATGACGTGGCTGCGCTCGCACGTGCATTCGAAAGCCTCAAGGCGGCACGCGCGGTAGCAGCCACGCTTCCCGCCGCGACCCTGCTGCACGCCGCGTACAGGTTCGTGGAAAGCGAACTGCCGAAGCGCCTCGCCGAACGCCAGCGCATGGGCCACGACCAGGCGGTCGATCGGCTGGCCGGGGCGCTGGCCGATCCCGCGCGCGGCGAGCGCACCGCCGGCCGCATCCGCGCACGCTGGAAGGCTGCGCTGATCGACGAATTCCAGGACACCGACGCGCAGCAGTGGCGGGTGGTCAAGAAACTGTTCGGCGCCGCGACGCTGGTGCTGGTCGGCGACCCCAAGCAGGCCATCTACGGTTTCCGCGGCGGCGACGTGTTCACCTGGCTGCAGGCCTGCGACGAGGCGCGCCGGCAGGCGCGCGGCGGCGAGGCATCGCTGCGCCTGCGCGACAGCTACCGCGCGGGTGCGGGCATGTGCCGCGCGATCAACGCGCTGTTCTCGCGGACGGACGCGTTCGTCGAGGCGGACATCGAACATCCGGATCTCCAGAGCGCGCGATCCGCGCGCGCCCTGCTGCACCACGGCGAACCCGTGCCCGCGCTGCAACTGTGGTGGCTCGATCCCGACCGGATCGAGCATGCGGCCGACCGGCTGCCGTCGAAGGAACACGCGCGCCGCGCGATCCAGGATGCCTGCGTGGCGTGGATCGCGCGCGCGCTCGCCGACGCGGCGTTCGATCTGCGCGACGAGCACGGCGCGCGCACGCGGCTGTTGCCGCGGCACGTCGCGGTGCTGGTCAACGACAACCGGCAGGCGCTGGCGATGCAGGCCGCGCTGGGCCGCGCCGGCGTGCCGGCCTGCAGCAACCTGCGCGCCAGCGTGTACGCCAGCGACGAAGCCGCCGACCTCGCGTTGCTGCTGGATGCGGTCGCCGTACCCGGCGACCCGCGGCGCGCCCGCGCGGCGCATGCGAGCGTCCTGATCGGCGCCGACGCAGCGGACATCGTCGACGAGGCACGCCAGGCGCTCATGCTGGAGCGCGTCGCCGGCTGGGCCGACGCCGTGCGGCGGCACGGCCCGCTGCCGTGGCTGCGCGGCCTGCTGGAAGCCGCGGCGCCGCGCCTGCTGGCGTTGCCCGACGGCCAGCGCCGCGTCGCCAACCACCTGCAACTGGCGGAATTGCTGCAGGCCCTGCACGCGCAGAGCTTCGGGCTCGACGACCTCGCCACGCGCTTCGCGCGCGCGCGCATCGAAGCCGTGGACGACGAGGACAGCGCACGCCTGCGCCTGGACAGCGACGCCGACGCGGTCACGGTGTCCACCGTGCACGCGGCGAAGGGCCTCGAATACGACGTGGTGCTGGTGCCCTACGCGGTGCTTGGGCAAGACCCCGATCGCAAGCGGAACGGCCAGCCGGCGCTGCACTGGTACCACGACGGCACCGCCGCGCGCGTCGCAATCGGCGACGGCGCGAGCGACACCGTGCGCGAACGCGCGATCCGCGAAATCGTCGCGGAAGAAGTGCGCAAGCTCTACGTCGCCGTCACCCGCGCGCGCGTGCTGTGCGTGCTGCCCTGTGGCCCGACCAGCGCCACGCCGTTCAGTCCACTGCACTACCTGCTGCACGTGGCCGGGCGCGCCGCCCCGTTGCCCGCGGACGCGACGGGCTGCGGCGAGGCCTTGCGCGACTTGTGCGAACACGCGGACGGCGACGCGGAACGGATCGACCTGCCGGACGCCGCCCAATCCGAGCGCGCGTCCCCGCGACAATCCGCGCCCGCCCTGCGCGCACACGGCTTCACCCGCGCGACGCTGGAACGCGACTGGCAGGTGTGGTCGTTTTCGCGGCTGGTGCGCGGCAGCAGCCACCCGTCCGTGGACGATCCGCTGCCGGGCACCGGCGACGGCGACGCACCGCCGGCCGAGGCCGCGACCGACGCTTCGAACCTCGGCGGCGCGCGCTTCGGCACCGCGGTGCACGCGATGTTCGAACGGACCGAGTTTGCCGCCTGGCGCGATGCCGTCGAAGCGCCGGACCGCGAACGCGCGCTGATCGAACGCAGCCTGCGCGACCAGGGGCTCGGCGAAACCCGCGCCGCGATGGCACGCGCGGTGGCGGCGGCCGGTACTTGCGTGCGCGACGCGTTGAACGCGGCCCTGCCGTGCGGCGCGCGGCTGTGCGACGTGGCGCCGGAACAGCGCCGGGCCGAGATCGAATTCCATCTCTCGCTGCACCGCGCACGCGGCAGTGAGCTTTACGCGTTGCTGCACCGGCACGGCTACCCGCGGCAACGCGGCGGCGCGCCGCCCAGCCTGCACGGCCTGCTCACAGGCAAGATCGACCTGACCTTCCGGCACGCCGGCCGCTTCCACATCGTGGACTGGAAGACCAACCGCTGCGCGCCGTACGACGACGCTGCCGTGCGCGCGGAAATCGCGATGCACGACTACGACCTGCAGTGGCTGATCTACACGCTGGCGCTGCATCGCTGGCTGCGCCAGCGCCTGCCGGGTTACGACTACGACCGCCACGTCGGCGACGTGTATTACCTGTTCGTGCGCGGCATGCAGGAGGGACGCGGCGTCCACGTCGATCGCCCGCCACGCTCGCTGGTCGAGGCGATGGATGCACTGTTCGACCCGCACGCGGGGAGCGGCGCATGA
- a CDS encoding Exodeoxyribonuclease V gamma chain: MFRLHTSNDAARLADALGERLRAPRDNPLAPARVLVPQAGLRRWLQVRLAEKLGVIANVEFTPPAQFAWELLRAARPDLPRQSPFDVEVLRWHIYALLDESLEGAALAPLHDYLGIDRDPLRRYALSFELARAFERMQGYRRDRLIAWERGADKDDWQAELWRRLLPRVGGVSRAARVDEWLRAFDPEYPCDESAGKPAPPGLPEAFACFACANVSPDVLRMLAVAGLHCDVDFYLPLPSMEYLGDLPRTRAAVRERLGERGGENPLVLSLGGALSQFVELLFGYQHVQPDVEHDDYDKDIPRTTLLGRVRDDILKHAAPRADGRTTEPDDSLQFHACHTELREVETLHDALLAMFEQHPDLQPRDVAVMMPDVAAYRPAIEAVFGGVDRNDPRWIPYNLGDGGAAAMHPAVDLFLKLLDAPASRWEVDELTDVLSAPGVQRRFDLDADAAERLGARLREAGVRWGEDERARAGCGGYREFSWAFGIDRVVAGFACGDDADGLAGGTAPLAGVEGAAFAHLDAVLAVTETWRRLRDQSRHARTAQAWQGFLNETLDSLYQHDPRDLAETRALERIRAALAQLAEDCANAGAALPLPWADVRAFLRDALAAPDPQQFLFTGGVTFCGMVPLRVVPFRMICLLGMHEAAFPRRETSSLDPLLADRRAGKKPETGDRDVRADDRLLFLQLLAAARDVFYVSWIGRDARSNKPLPPATVVAELLDTVRGDYLSAPADDAARRRRDALLPRLAPLHPFDPSLFAGDAPRSYRSQWLPAARAPQRTHAGLPRFVAQPLPPPAAVPREIQLDELKRFFDDPARGFLEGALQLRLPRGADEDAALEPLQPDDGLLRYTLTRALLESGDGDADRQRALLGARGLLPPGRLADAALAIARERAAALRGLIDAFTGGAAPLDDIAGGVALDGGMLLTGRVGGVHCAGLARAKPGKLDGRFAMRAFIDMLFASAASDRNVACRLFWIGDKDKPRCCDLAPFDPETARAKLTALAEAMQRGLRSPLPLPTRAAWAALKRERTSKGEADLAEFIDNLRDAADGDDAYGERSELAAPAFGMAWRGFDITRMDDRALHAFHAAAASLLPEIVHPGGKR; this comes from the coding sequence ATGTTTCGACTGCACACCTCCAACGATGCCGCGAGGCTGGCCGACGCGCTGGGCGAGCGGCTGCGCGCGCCACGCGACAATCCGCTGGCACCCGCGCGGGTGCTGGTGCCGCAGGCGGGCCTCCGGCGCTGGCTGCAGGTGCGCCTCGCGGAAAAACTCGGGGTGATCGCCAACGTCGAATTCACTCCGCCCGCGCAGTTCGCGTGGGAACTGCTGCGCGCCGCGCGCCCCGACCTGCCGCGCCAATCGCCGTTCGACGTCGAGGTGCTGCGGTGGCATATATATGCGTTGCTCGACGAGTCGCTGGAGGGTGCGGCGCTGGCGCCGCTGCACGATTACCTGGGGATCGACCGCGATCCGCTGCGCCGCTACGCGTTGAGCTTCGAACTGGCCCGCGCCTTCGAACGCATGCAGGGTTACCGCCGCGACCGGCTGATCGCATGGGAGCGCGGTGCGGACAAGGACGATTGGCAGGCCGAACTGTGGCGGCGACTGCTGCCGCGCGTAGGCGGCGTATCACGCGCGGCACGCGTGGACGAATGGTTGCGCGCGTTCGATCCCGAATACCCGTGCGACGAATCCGCCGGCAAGCCCGCGCCGCCCGGCCTGCCCGAAGCGTTCGCCTGCTTCGCCTGCGCGAATGTCTCGCCCGACGTGCTGCGGATGCTGGCGGTGGCGGGGCTGCACTGCGACGTCGATTTCTACCTGCCGCTGCCGTCGATGGAATACCTGGGCGACCTGCCGCGCACGCGCGCCGCGGTGCGCGAGCGGCTGGGCGAGCGCGGCGGCGAGAATCCGCTGGTGCTGTCGCTCGGCGGCGCGCTGTCGCAATTCGTTGAACTGTTGTTCGGCTACCAGCACGTGCAGCCCGACGTGGAGCACGACGACTACGACAAGGACATCCCGCGCACGACGCTGCTCGGCCGCGTGCGCGACGACATCCTGAAACATGCGGCGCCCCGCGCCGATGGCCGCACAACGGAGCCTGACGACAGCCTGCAATTCCACGCCTGCCACACCGAACTGCGCGAAGTCGAGACCCTGCACGACGCGCTGCTGGCGATGTTCGAACAGCACCCGGACCTGCAGCCGCGCGACGTCGCGGTGATGATGCCGGACGTCGCCGCCTACCGGCCCGCGATCGAGGCCGTGTTCGGCGGCGTCGACCGCAACGACCCGCGCTGGATTCCGTACAACCTCGGCGACGGCGGCGCGGCGGCGATGCATCCGGCGGTCGACCTGTTCCTGAAACTGCTGGACGCGCCGGCCTCGCGCTGGGAAGTGGACGAGCTCACCGACGTGCTGTCCGCGCCCGGCGTGCAGCGCCGCTTCGACCTCGACGCGGACGCGGCCGAACGCCTGGGCGCGCGGCTGCGCGAGGCCGGCGTGCGCTGGGGCGAGGACGAGCGCGCGCGCGCCGGCTGCGGCGGCTACCGCGAATTCAGTTGGGCGTTCGGCATCGATCGCGTCGTTGCCGGATTTGCCTGCGGCGACGACGCGGACGGACTGGCCGGCGGCACCGCGCCGCTGGCGGGCGTCGAAGGCGCCGCGTTCGCGCACCTCGATGCGGTGCTCGCGGTCACCGAAACCTGGCGGCGGCTGCGCGACCAGTCCCGCCACGCGCGGACGGCGCAGGCCTGGCAAGGTTTCCTCAACGAAACCCTCGACAGCCTGTACCAGCACGACCCGCGCGACCTCGCCGAAACCCGCGCGCTGGAGCGCATCCGCGCCGCGCTGGCGCAACTGGCCGAGGATTGCGCGAACGCCGGCGCGGCGCTGCCACTGCCGTGGGCCGACGTGCGCGCGTTCCTGCGCGATGCGCTGGCGGCACCCGACCCGCAGCAATTCCTGTTCACCGGCGGCGTCACCTTCTGCGGGATGGTGCCGCTGCGCGTGGTGCCATTCCGCATGATCTGCCTGCTCGGCATGCACGAAGCCGCGTTTCCGCGCCGCGAAACCAGTTCGCTCGATCCGCTGCTGGCCGACCGCCGCGCCGGCAAGAAGCCGGAAACCGGCGACCGCGACGTGCGCGCCGACGATCGTCTGCTGTTCCTGCAACTGCTCGCGGCCGCGCGCGACGTGTTCTACGTGAGCTGGATCGGCCGCGACGCCCGCAGCAACAAGCCGCTGCCGCCTGCGACGGTGGTCGCGGAACTGCTCGACACCGTGCGCGGCGATTACCTCTCCGCGCCCGCGGACGACGCCGCGCGCCGACGCCGCGACGCCCTGCTGCCGCGGCTCGCGCCGCTGCACCCGTTCGATCCGTCGCTGTTCGCCGGCGACGCGCCGCGTTCGTATCGATCGCAATGGCTGCCCGCGGCGCGCGCGCCGCAACGCACGCACGCGGGGCTGCCGCGATTCGTCGCGCAGCCGCTGCCGCCGCCCGCGGCCGTGCCGCGCGAAATCCAGCTCGACGAGCTGAAGCGTTTCTTCGACGATCCCGCGCGCGGATTCCTCGAAGGCGCATTGCAATTGCGGCTACCGCGCGGCGCCGACGAGGACGCCGCGCTGGAGCCGTTGCAGCCGGACGACGGCTTGTTGCGTTACACCCTCACCCGCGCGCTGCTCGAATCCGGCGACGGCGATGCCGACCGCCAGCGCGCGCTGCTGGGCGCACGCGGCCTGTTGCCGCCGGGCAGGCTGGCCGACGCGGCGCTGGCGATCGCGCGCGAACGCGCCGCCGCCCTGCGCGGTTTGATCGACGCATTCACCGGCGGCGCGGCGCCGCTCGACGACATCGCCGGCGGCGTGGCGCTCGACGGCGGCATGCTTCTCACCGGCCGCGTCGGCGGCGTGCATTGCGCCGGACTGGCGCGCGCGAAACCCGGAAAGCTCGACGGCCGCTTCGCGATGCGCGCCTTCATCGACATGCTGTTCGCGAGCGCGGCCAGCGACCGGAACGTGGCCTGCCGGCTGTTCTGGATCGGCGACAAGGACAAGCCCAGGTGCTGCGACCTCGCGCCGTTCGACCCGGAGACCGCGCGCGCGAAACTCACGGCGTTGGCGGAAGCGATGCAACGCGGCCTGCGCTCGCCGCTGCCGTTGCCGACGCGCGCCGCGTGGGCCGCGCTGAAGCGCGAACGCACCAGCAAGGGCGAAGCGGATCTTGCCGAGTTCATCGACAACCTGCGCGACGCCGCCGACGGCGACGACGCGTACGGAGAACGGTCGGAACTGGCTGCGCCCGCGTTCGGCATGGCCTGGCGCGGCTTCGACATCACCCGGATGGATGACCGCGCGCTGCACGCCTTCCATGCCGCCGCGGCGAGCCTGCTGCCCGAGATCGTGCATCCCGGGGGCAAGCGGTGA
- a CDS encoding putative MFS-type transporter, with protein sequence MMRGPFPAAPGAAAVAGAGLVALAVAMGIGRFAFTPIMPMMEADAGLTLRAAGWLAAANYLGYFLGALCAARLSLRQAVRGGLLLIAVVTFAMGVTHVFALQLLLRLLAGVASAWVLVHVSAWALTHLLALGRGAASGTLYAGVGVGVAVAGLVVMGTMQLQWDSDRTWQVFGVLSLLVTLALWRAFRSGDPVTRTAAPVKVRIHWNADKRRLMWCYGALGIGYIIPATYLPDMAHRYITDPRVFGLAWPVFGAASALSTVIAARWLAHVNDRKLWAICYVLMAMGSALPALWPGLTAILIAALLVGGTYMVVTMQGLREARRAAGDEATPFIAVMTAAFAIGQIAGPLLVSAVAHLPHGFAATLLGAAVVVLLAAVSLWRSADGANAGTVTGR encoded by the coding sequence ATGATGCGTGGGCCTTTCCCAGCGGCCCCCGGTGCCGCAGCCGTGGCTGGCGCCGGCCTGGTCGCGTTGGCAGTCGCGATGGGCATCGGCCGCTTCGCGTTCACGCCGATCATGCCGATGATGGAGGCCGACGCCGGGCTCACTTTGCGCGCGGCGGGCTGGCTGGCCGCAGCCAACTATCTCGGTTATTTCCTCGGCGCGTTGTGCGCGGCACGGTTGTCGCTCAGGCAGGCCGTGCGCGGCGGCTTGCTGCTGATCGCGGTGGTGACCTTCGCGATGGGCGTGACGCACGTGTTCGCGCTGCAGCTTTTGCTGCGACTGCTCGCCGGTGTTGCCAGCGCGTGGGTGCTGGTGCACGTGTCGGCGTGGGCGCTGACGCATTTGCTCGCACTCGGACGCGGCGCTGCCAGCGGCACGCTGTACGCGGGCGTCGGCGTCGGTGTGGCCGTGGCCGGGCTCGTCGTGATGGGCACCATGCAGCTGCAATGGGATTCCGATCGCACCTGGCAGGTGTTCGGCGTGCTGTCGTTGCTGGTGACACTGGCGTTGTGGCGCGCGTTTCGCAGTGGCGATCCGGTCACGCGCACCGCTGCGCCGGTGAAAGTGCGCATCCACTGGAACGCCGACAAGCGCCGCCTGATGTGGTGCTACGGCGCGCTCGGGATTGGCTACATCATTCCTGCGACTTATCTGCCCGACATGGCGCACCGTTACATCACCGATCCGCGGGTGTTCGGGTTGGCGTGGCCGGTGTTCGGGGCGGCCTCGGCGCTGTCCACGGTGATCGCCGCGCGCTGGCTGGCGCACGTCAATGATCGAAAACTTTGGGCGATCTGTTACGTGCTGATGGCGATGGGCTCGGCCTTGCCCGCATTGTGGCCGGGCCTGACGGCGATCCTGATCGCGGCCTTGCTGGTCGGCGGTACGTATATGGTGGTGACCATGCAGGGTTTGCGCGAGGCACGCCGTGCGGCCGGCGACGAGGCCACGCCCTTCATCGCGGTGATGACCGCCGCGTTCGCGATCGGCCAGATTGCCGGGCCGTTGCTGGTGAGCGCCGTCGCGCACCTGCCGCATGGTTTCGCGGCGACGTTGCTAGGTGCGGCCGTGGTGGTCCTGCTGGCCGCGGTGTCGTTGTGGCGCTCGGCGGACGGGGCGAACGCCGGCACCGTAACTGGCCGCTAA
- a CDS encoding Nicotinamide phosphoribosyltransferase gives MLSTSNLILNTDSYKASHWLQYPPGVDATFFYLESRGGEYERTLFFGLQSILKEYLSKPVTAAMIDEAKAFFAVHGEPFNEAGWRHIVDAHAGKLPLRIRAVAEGTVVPTHQALLTIESTCPDCFWVPSYVETLLMRVWYPVTVATVSWHVKQTIREYLDKTSDDPAAQIPFKLHDFGSRGVSSAESAALGGMAHLVNFKGTDTILGVLAARDYYGEAMAGYSIPAAEHSTITAWGKDREVDAYRNMLRQFARPGAVVACVSDSYDLYHAIEAMWGGALREEVIKSGATIVVRPDSGDPAEVVHKTLSMLNAAFGSTVNAKGYRVLNHVRVIQGDGVNPDSIRLILDRITHAKYSADNLAFGMGGALLQKLDRDTQKFALKCSAARIDGRWIDVFKDPVTDHAKASKRGRLTLARHRGYGTFRTVALSDDAIAGDAATLGHGWEDAMETVWEDGCLLRDRTFAEVRARSEGN, from the coding sequence ATGCTCTCCACTTCCAACCTGATCCTCAACACCGACAGCTACAAGGCCAGCCACTGGCTGCAGTATCCGCCGGGCGTCGATGCCACGTTCTTCTATCTGGAAAGCCGCGGCGGCGAGTACGAGCGCACGCTGTTCTTCGGCCTGCAGTCAATCCTGAAGGAATATCTTTCCAAGCCGGTGACGGCGGCGATGATCGACGAAGCGAAGGCATTCTTCGCCGTGCACGGCGAACCGTTCAACGAGGCGGGCTGGCGGCACATCGTCGATGCGCACGCAGGAAAACTTCCGCTGCGCATCCGCGCGGTGGCGGAAGGCACGGTGGTGCCGACGCACCAGGCGCTGCTGACGATCGAGAGCACCTGCCCAGACTGTTTCTGGGTGCCGTCGTATGTCGAAACGCTGCTGATGCGCGTGTGGTATCCGGTGACGGTCGCGACGGTGAGTTGGCACGTCAAGCAGACCATCCGCGAATACCTCGACAAGACCAGCGACGATCCCGCTGCACAGATCCCATTCAAGCTGCACGACTTCGGTTCGCGCGGCGTATCCAGCGCGGAATCGGCGGCACTGGGAGGGATGGCACACCTCGTGAACTTCAAGGGCACCGACACGATCCTGGGTGTGCTGGCGGCGCGCGACTACTACGGCGAGGCCATGGCGGGGTATTCGATTCCCGCCGCCGAGCACAGCACCATCACGGCGTGGGGCAAGGATCGCGAAGTCGATGCCTATCGCAACATGCTGCGACAGTTCGCCAGGCCCGGCGCGGTGGTCGCGTGCGTGTCCGACAGCTACGACCTGTACCACGCGATCGAGGCGATGTGGGGCGGCGCACTGCGCGAGGAAGTCATCAAGAGCGGCGCGACGATCGTCGTGCGCCCCGATTCGGGCGACCCGGCCGAGGTGGTGCACAAGACGCTTTCGATGTTGAACGCGGCGTTCGGCAGCACAGTGAACGCGAAGGGCTATCGCGTGCTGAACCACGTGCGCGTGATCCAGGGCGACGGCGTGAATCCCGATTCCATCCGCCTGATCCTGGACCGCATCACCCATGCGAAATATTCCGCCGACAACCTCGCGTTCGGCATGGGCGGCGCGCTGCTGCAGAAGCTCGATCGCGACACCCAGAAGTTCGCGCTGAAATGTTCGGCCGCGCGCATCGACGGCAGGTGGATTGACGTGTTCAAGGATCCGGTCACCGACCACGCCAAGGCCTCCAAACGCGGGCGGCTGACGCTGGCGCGCCACCGCGGTTACGGCACCTTCAGGACCGTGGCGCTCTCGGACGACGCGATCGCGGGCGATGCCGCGACGCTCGGCCACGGCTGGGAAGACGCGATGGAGACCGTGTGGGAAGACGGCTGCCTGCTGCGCGACCGGACGTTCGCCGAGGTGCGCGCCCGCAGCGAGGGCAATTAG